A stretch of DNA from Candidatus Micrarchaeum acidiphilum ARMAN-2:
TTCCAGTTTGAATGCTATGTCCTTGGCTACAAGCAGGGGTTCTATCATCTTGTTCTGGACTTCGACTACGCTTATGCGCGGATTGTTGACGTTAAACCTAGACTTTATGGTTTCTGTAAGGTCGTCTATGGCCTTTCCGCCGCGGCCTATGACCCTTCCAGGATTAAGCACGTAAACAGTTATTCTGGTTATTATAGGAGTCTTCTGTATCTCCACCCTTGAGAACCCCGCCTTTGAAAGTTCTGTGCCGAGGAACTTTGAGATGTTAAGCTTGATTATTGCATCGTCTATAAATCTGCGTTCTATTACCATTTATTCACCGTCGTTTTTATCATCTTTCTTTGCTTCATCTGGGGATTTCTTGCCCGGATTAGAGTTTTGAGATGCAGTGTTTGCAGCTTGGCTCTCTACCATTGGCAGATTATTCGACTTCTCTTCAGGTTTTGGGAGGGATTTTTCAGGCTGTTTTTCGGCCTGCACAGGTTTCTCCTGCGGCTTTGGCTTGTCCTCGACCTTCTTGCTTTCCTGCTTTGGTACTTCCTTGTGCGGCTTTCTCTGCGGGGACTGTTTCTTTCCAGAAGCTTTTTTCTTCAGATATCTTTCGTTGTTGGCCTTTATCAACCTTATTTTTTCTGGGCCAAGCTCTATTTGGTCAACTTCTGAAAGGCCTATTTCTACCTTAGCGAGCTCTAGGTCGCTCCTTCTCAGCGATGCGTATCCGTAACCTCCGCTGTGGTACAGTATTCCTTTTGAAGGCGATCTGCTTATTATCTGGGTTTTGTTCGCCGATGCGTGCGATATAACCATGCTTTCTGGATCCTTGCCTTTGGCGGTTGCATTCGCCATTGCGGTGGTAAGTATGTTCTTTATCATTCCTGCGCACTTTTTTGGGAACCTGCCCTTGCGGCCGCCGAGCTCGTGCCTTGATCCCATGTGCTTGTTGTGTCTAAGATAAAGGACCGGCCTGGAACCGCTTTTTATGGCTTCTAGTATTTCCATTGCCTCTGCTGCGTTCCTGTACCTTATCGAGTCGCAGACTGCTGAGAGATCCTTGAAACTCGCGTTAAGATCTTCCCTGCCCGCAAAAACGACTTTTGACTTGTCCTTGTTGTATGAGTATCTCAATTTGTTCACCCATCACTTCTGAGAAAGGAACTTGCTGCCCCTTGTAGCCTTTATTCCTGGGGCGGAGTGCATTACCCTCTTTGTAGAGTATACGAACTCGCCAAGCCTGTGGCCAAGCATTGCTGCAGTTATTTCAAGTTTCTGATATTCCTTGCCGTTGTATACCTCGAACTGCATGCCTATCCACGAAGGCATTATCAGTGCCGATCTTGACTTTACCTTTATGGATTTATTTATGCCTTTCTGCTTGTATCTTGAAATCTTTTCGGAAAGCTGCCTGAGCTGTATCGAATTGCGCTTAAGCCACCTTCTCTGCCTTGACTTTATAAGCTTTGCGTATTCCTCATTTGTGAGCTTTTCCAGTTCGCTTGGAACCTTCCCTCTGAATGCAACTTTCTCTGCCATGTTTTCATCTCTTCTTTCTGCCGATGCGCCTTGCGGCTATATGTCCTACTTTCCTTCCCGGCGAAGCTCCGCGCTTGG
This window harbors:
- a CDS encoding ribosomal protein L22/L17, which codes for MRYSYNKDKSKVVFAGREDLNASFKDLSAVCDSIRYRNAAEAMEILEAIKSGSRPVLYLRHNKHMGSRHELGGRKGRFPKKCAGMIKNILTTAMANATAKGKDPESMVISHASANKTQIISRSPSKGILYHSGGYGYASLRRSDLELAKVEIGLSEVDQIELGPEKIRLIKANNERYLKKKASGKKQSPQRKPHKEVPKQESKKVEDKPKPQEKPVQAEKQPEKSLPKPEEKSNNLPMVESQAANTASQNSNPGKKSPDEAKKDDKNDGE
- a CDS encoding ribosomal protein S3- domain protein; amino-acid sequence: MVIERRFIDDAIIKLNISKFLGTELSKAGFSRVEIQKTPIITRITVYVLNPGRVIGRGGKAIDDLTETIKSRFNVNNPRISVVEVQNKMIEPLLVAKDIAFKLERGINPRKIIQFTLKSIMENGALGAEIIISGKLAAKGARAKSIRKSVGYIPKAGDVINLVNKGVATAYPKYGAIGVVVRIVPPGTVFPDREIKKVEIPRSILNG
- a CDS encoding ribosomal protein S19/S15; the protein is MAEKVAFRGKVPSELEKLTNEEYAKLIKSRQRRWLKRNSIQLRQLSEKISRYKQKGINKSIKVKSRSALIMPSWIGMQFEVYNGKEYQKLEITAAMLGHRLGEFVYSTKRVMHSAPGIKATRGSKFLSQK